DNA from Brassica napus cultivar Da-Ae chromosome C4, Da-Ae, whole genome shotgun sequence:
TCAATATACCTTTTCATTTTGTACGTTAATAAGTTTTGTCCCGTATGTTTTTGTAGTAGACCAAGGACATGTGTataatgtattttttgattaaaaaaatgtgTATAATGTATAAGTATAATCTATgccatattatttttttctaataaattaAACAGTTTAACGTAATAACGACTTGAAAACGTTGGatcatgaaaacaaacattaaaatgaaGATTTAACCAGATGGGAACTTGCATGGCTTATCGATTACGTACGGACCAACTCATCGTCAAATGGTCGTTGTCCATTAAACATTATTATCAAAAGTTATTTGCTTTAAAAGATAATTGAAACAATTTATACACAGGCATGCTTAATCTAATTAATGCCAACTTTCAGAAAcatataaaatcaatataattaatatagttTTCGGTGGAATCTAAATTGATAAATATCCCAACAAAAGTGCACCTAGTTCTTTTTTATTCATAGGCTATCCACATTTGTTATTCTGGAAAATACAAGTTCAGAAGtcagaaattaaatattttgttaaaaatcagaggaatattttttttttcaactatttctTTCATTCAAATAACTTAAAACACAAAGTTTTCAACAATCATACATTCAAGGTTAgtctttgcaaaaaaaaaaccaatctGGACATAATCAATACAAGGAATGAAACTAAAAGATAGATGATTGAAGAGAGTAGCAAGGCTTCTACCGTCATGGAGAACACCTGAGAATATATGAAACCTAAGGAGGCTTAATTCCTTAGCCTTGAGAAGAACTGAGCAAAGCATCAAAGCTCCAACCATGAGTGAAGATCCCACCAACACTAGAGAAACATCCTTTGCATCTTGATAGTTCCAGACAATTTCAGAAAGGATAGACATTAAAGTCTTAAGGGCCATCATGGCCAAGAGGTCAGTATCAAAGTTCGCTGAAAAAAGAGCTAGCTAGTGAGGtcatagtttatgcatttgaGATAACCATCTTCAACACAATGTCCCCTGTAACAACGCCACTCAAACCAACGAGAAGGTTTTTCTTTCCCATAAGCCACAATGGAAAGGGGGAAAAACTCATACTcatcaatcctaaactccaTAAAGCTGAACCGTGATGAAACAATGCTAACATGATACTAGTCCGAAGAACATCCTCATAACGAGGTAGCAGAGTGCTAACAGGGAGTTCATCATCCTCATACAGAGGTAAACTGGATCTCATCCTAAGAGTTAAAGAGAGAGTAATATCCTCATACTGAGGTAAATAGAGTTTCAACAGGCAGACATCACAATGAACTTTCCTCAAAAACGATTTGTTCCAAAGAGGTACATAGACAATACCTTCACAAGGCTTGTTGGAGAGGTACGATGGTCTAGGGGAAGCATCACTACCAATGGAATTAATCTCTAGATCTGAAAGAGGAGACTTGAAATCCCAAGCTTGGGTAAGTGTTCCGAGAGAGACGCTATGGAAGTCGCTAGAGAACGAGGCTAAAAGCCAAAGACGATGAACAAGGACGAAGAACGAGTCTGGAGGATCTGGTGGTTCAGGTGAGATGATGGAAGTGAGAGTTTCAAACGCTACCAAAAGAAGCTTAGATGGTGGGGGATCAGGAGGAGGTCGGCACCGCGACGGAGGAGGAGCCTTCACCATCAACATCATGGAGGAGGATGATAGGTCCCTTGCCAAGAGATATCAAT
Protein-coding regions in this window:
- the LOC106394031 gene encoding putative transmembrane protein At3g54730 translates to MVKAPPPSRCRPPPDPPPSKLLLVAFETLTSIISPEPPDPPDSFFVLVHRLWLLASFSSDFHSVSLGTLTQAWDFKSPLSDLEINSIGSDASPRPSYLSNKPCEGIVYVPLWNKSFLRKVHCDVCLLKLYLPQYEDITLSLTLRMRSSLPLYEDDELPVSTLLPRYEDVLRTSIMLALFHHGSALWSLGLMSMSFSPFPLWLMGKKNLLVGLSGVVTGDIVLKMVISNA